The genomic stretch GACATTGATCAGACCCAGCTCTTCCTCCTAGAAGGGGGAGCTCCCTGGCCTGTGGCCCATCCTCCAGGACGCTCCCCCGGTCCACTATTATCTGTGGCTGTGCCTGAAGCAAGTGTCCTTCTCATGGCCGATCCGAGGTCCGAGTACTGCTGTACGGCTCAAACAATGAATAGCTCATTTAGTTCTGTTTGGCTCCTGTGAGTTCTAGGTGCCAGGAACCATATCCAAGTTTGTTTCCTAGACATGGTTCTTGATCTGTGGTCGTTCTGAGGTTATCAGGAGCCTTAGGTGGGGATGCCACACCCTTCACCTGATCTTTGACCTCAGCCACTTTATTAGATTCCGCAGGTTGAACAGCCCTGAGCCACCAGGTTGTAATAATTCAGTTGtcttatttctctgtctctagTAATCAGGACAGAGACAGGCAAGTGGTCATGTCTTAGTAAATACTGATTGAATTAATGAAATTCAGGCTTTGCTAGCTAAGCTTAAGTATTTTGTTAGCTATTTCAGGAATCTCTTTGGCTTCATatgatttaataataaatatttcggCAAATTTTCAGGCAGTTGAAAAGTTAATCACATGTTTTCCATGTATAGGTCCTAAACTAAAGGGAAGGATAATTAGGAGTTAATGAAGttagtataagaaaaaaaaagatcaattgcAAACACTGGTCTTTAAACGTCACACGTCAGTGGTTGGAAACGTAGGGAGTGggttagagaaaaaaagagaaagtgcaGGAGACTTTTTCAAAGGGGGACACATGGACTTTCAGAGCGGTGTTCCCACAATCACCTTCCTCAAAACTTTTCCTTAGTTACAGATGCGCAGGCTGGTGTGGAACTTGGCTGTTCCTGCCTCTCCCTCggttccccctctcctccccccagcaGCTTACGTGAGGCAACAGAGGGTCCACATGATTGCTGAGATgatcagaaaagcaaaaatggcAGCTGTAGGGATGGAGCTCCTGATGAGATCCCACAGGTAATCACTGAAGTTGCTCAGCCAGGACCTGGAAGTTTCTGCAGGAAGAACATAGACAGTCACTGAAGAGAGCCCGAGTAAGTGATGAAGCTGGGATTCGAAACCTGGTTCAAGTTCAAATAGTTGTCCCAGATCTCAGGTTCTTATAGTTGCCCAGGGCCCATATTCCGAACAACTTTGCTGTGCTAAGAGATTAAAGGAATACACTTTTGGGAAAACAAAGGTATCCTCAGATAGATATCATCTTTTCCTCCTTGTATGTGAAATAGGAGCAATGATCTCCGCCCCAGATCGCTTAAAGGTTGTTTGGAGGTGTCTGTGAATCAATGGGGTACACTGTGAGCGAGGAGCACGACTCAATAGACACCATGCTGTTGCCTAGAGGGTGTTCGGGGGGCTGAGGGCCCTGAGCGTCCCGTGAGGAGAAAGGAGACGGCCGCCTGCCCAGTGGCACCGACAGGAGGAGGCCGGGGCGGCTGGCAGAAGGAGGTTCAGGGTCTGCTGATCAGGGGAAGAGGTAGGGCAAACAAAAGTGTCTGTGGTGTGACGTCAGGAGGGTTCACCACTCACAACGATACCCTTTCCAGAGATGGGAAGGGACTCAGCACCACGCTGGGCTTTGGGAGCAGCTAAGCCATGGGTCAGTGGCTCATCAGCTTTAGCTTAAATTTCGCTTCCTTTCTGAAGTCCTTCttgacccctccccccaaacaaCTTTAATTATCCCTTTGTCCTCAGGGAGCATTTGTCATATTTTATGGAAGGTTGACACCTATGGCTTTGGCTTAGTGGGTTCATGCTTGTTGAACCAAACCAGAAATACTTTGCTTTcctgtgaacattttttttaaaaatacagaatcacTCTTTCCTGACCTGAGACAGGAATCTTACGTCCTATGAAGATAGGAACATTCATCGTAACAGCAGACACACCCCTTGAGCGTGGTTCCAATCCATCCTGGTCTTGCATTCCGAAGGCAGATAAAGGTGACAGAGACAAAGCGACAGTTTCCAACAAGAGGCAAGTCAGAGAGCACAGCAGAAATCCAATGCTCAGCATCTTTGGGGGTTCCATGGGCCCTCCCGAGGGCCTGCACCGAGGGGAGATGGCTTTTCCCTTGGCTCGTCCCGAGGCAGCTCTGTCTGAAAAGTCAGAAAATGGTGGTTTAGATTTTATTGCAAAcctaaagctgttatgaacacaAGAAAAATTCACTTGCTGACACTGTCGAATCCTGAATACAGTCAGTTTCCAAGGCAAAAACCAACCCGccttcaagaaacaaaacaacacaagaCAGAAGTTGACTGTGCTCCATCGGATCAGGTATCTGACATCCCCTCCTAAACCACATGTCCCTTTGGGCTTTTCCAGCTCAATTAGTGAGAACTCTTAAGTTGTCCAGGCCAAACCCTGTGGTGTCATCTTTGACTCCACTTTTTCAGTCCCacatccttttcattttgttttgtttggagttGGGTTTATTACTGAATCAGCAAATTAGCAGTATAAATGGTTAACCAGGTATGAATTTCAGTGGATAAGGGGGCACAGTCCATCATGGGGGTGGCGGTGGCCCAGAAGTTCTGCAGTCACAGGAGTTCGTAGCTTCCTGCTTGCTGCCACTGAACAGCCAAAGAGATCTCACTTTGTTGTAAGTCAGGTAGTATCCTACTGACTTCCCTGACCTCGTGGCCTGTTATCTACTCTTGATCACTCCACCTCAGCCTCATTTCCTCTGGAACAAGCCCCACGTGCTcctctctgttttgttcacatAGGCTattcaggtgctcaataaatattttttgaatgaatgagtgggtggTGACTTCGGGCAGATATTGTTCATCGCCAGGCATCACCACCCCCTCTTCACTTATTACGTGCAACCAGAGAGGCTAGAAAAGCGGAATCCGCTTTCTCCCAGCCAGCCTTGCTGCTAGCAATGGCTGTGGGACATAGTTTTGGACACTGAGGCATAATGGAGATCTGATGGGTGGCTTCCGGGAAGGCTTTCTGCTGTCTTGATAAAAGTAATGGCGCTACCATTTCCCCTTTGTGTTGCCTTGAACATTCTTTAAGTGTTACCTGGGGTTGGAGGAGCCATCCTGTGACCATCAGGCAATGGACACAAGGAAAAGGCCAAGAAAATGACATCTATTCTGGCTCTGAcaattttaagccactaaaccAACACCTCTATCTGCCCACCTCTCAACTACTAGgtctgagaaaaataaaccccTATTTGAGCTTTCTATTACTTAAGACATTTAGAACTGACATTCTCATCCACTGCTGAGACCCGTGTCAGGTAAGGTGGCAAAGAAGCCAGTGAATCAGGCCTCCGTCTTAAGAAGAAGCTGGCCAGAGTCTTCCTTTAAGGTTTCTGAAGTTCCAGATAGAATTCTACACCTCCTTGTGATGTCATCTACTGCATTTGACCTGCCCCCAGTCTCCCTCTATTTGACAGCTAAGCATACAGATGTTTTCTTCTGTCTGTGCATAAACGTTTGTGTTGATACTGAAACCCATCCTCATGGTAGCCATATCCTCTTGGGCTTGAAGCTTTCTAAGATATTTTGTTTGCCACATGGTGTCTACTGCACCTTCAAATAGTGTAGGTATGGGATTTTAATAGATGATAAAGGTGGCATTTCATTTCAGTGGGGAAAAAGAGATGGTTTAATGTGACGACTGGCTATTCATTCGGATGCACTGACTGAAGTGACagccatacacacaaaaataaactctagatGGATCAAGgactaaacaaaaataaaaccatatacaTATCGGGATAAAACATGAGTGGAGTTTTTTGTAATCTTGGGGTGAAAAAAGctactttgaatatgtcataaaACCCCAAAGCCATAGgtgaaaataatgataaatttatTGCATAAAAATGTAAAGCTTTCATACAGCAAAACATTGTAAGGAAAGGTAAAAGATTAATGACAAACTAGGTGCAAAATTCCACAACATATATGACAGATAATAGGTTAATGTCcttaacatacaaagaactcttacaaatcaattttttaaaaaggatgatcAGCTCCATAGAAGAACTGGCATAAATGAATCAGTCAGAAAagcaatggataaataaattgtgatatatattatataatggaTTAATCTACTGCAATTAAAGTGAGCCACTAGGAAATATATGCAATAAGGGTTGTTTCCAGGTGGGAAGTGTTATGGGTAGTTTTGCCCTGTCTCTTGGTTCACATGGCAGTTCTGGGTCTAGGTCATTACCCAACAGAATTGCCACAGGCTATCTTTATGCTCAACTTTTGTAGATAatgccagattgttttccaaaataattataccactttgagtttatttttgtatacggtatgaggaaatgttctaatttcattcttttacatgtaactgtccagttttcccagcaccacatattgaagagactgtcttttcttcattgtatattcttgtccccttgtcatagattaattgaccataggtgtgtgggtttatttctgggctctgtatcctgttccattggtttatgtgtctgtttttgagccattaccatactgttttgatgactgtagctttgtaatacagtctgaagtcagggagcatgattcctccagttttgttcttgtttctgaagatgttttggctgttcagggtcttctgtatttccatataaattttagaattgtttgttctgGTTctggaaaaatgccattggtattttgataaagattgcattaaatctgtagattgcctcgGGTAGcattgtcattttaacaatattaatttttccagtccatgaacacagtatatttgtccatctgtgtcatcttcatCAGGGTCTTGTAGGTTTCTGAGTACAGGCCCCCCCCATTAGCCAAATCAGCTGGAGTATGATTGCAAACACTCAACTCGTAAAAGTGATCCCGGGAGATCTGGGCGATGCAAGTACAGCATTTCTCACATTAGGTTCACTACGttctgctgcagcctctcccggaTTCTGGTTGGTCACAACCTCTAGAAAACTTATAAAAGGGGGGTTTGTGGGATGGGCCAGAGGCCAGACTACTGCCTTTACTCCTTCTAGTGCTAATGGATGTCAAGGTTaagaatctctctctctgctaCTGGATCAAGgctccatttctaattttttaaatgttagcttcacctcataaattataaaatttcattgttcacatttttatttccagtatAAAAGCACAACTCTCAAAGGCATTTGTTTTCACACATCAATGTTTTGTTTAACTGATTATTGAGGGAACCAGCGGGAAGACAAAAGAGCTGGTTCCAagagcatttgaaaaataaagatgtatgtggtcaatgggaaaagaatgccAAAACAAGATGATTAAGTTAGACATAAAAGTGGTTAACCTTTTACAGGGAGTCAAACCATATCACCTTATTGATTTCTGTAAATTAACCTCTAACCTTAATGGACTTTTACAGGACAGTAAGCCATTCCCAACCTTATCTGTCAGGGATGGGGCGAGGTGGGGGTTCCTCTTGGGCAGTTAGGGTACAGAATTTCCTGGTACATTTGGTTGTGTCGTTTCAGCAGGAAATTAGCTGAGGAGGGAGTAAAATGAGTGCATGATTAGAATTACAATGTTGTATCTCCTATCCCAGAGAGCCATggattttcctcatttttctgtggaaatattaaaaatatgtcctTTAGAAGCCTGGTATGATCATGACCTTTCTTGGTCACCACAGAGGAGGAAGTGGTGGCCGTGTCCAGAGGAGAATGCTTTCCAGCTGAGTTTCCTCATTGCTTTTTGCCTGAGTACCTTGGAAGGAAGGACCAATCTGGGAGCGGCCGCAGCAAATGCGCAAGAGGTAAATTGGATGCAACAGCCCCAGAGAACGCAGGACACATGACGATTGATTTGGGAGGCTTCAGGGCATATCTGCCGGGACTGAGGAATTGAAATACATAGAAAAACGATGGCACCGTGGGCAGCGTGGGGCAGGAAGTGACCCGGAGGGCGGGCTCAGAGGGATGCTGGACCCGAATCAGGAAAGGGCCCGGGGCCAGGAAGGAAGGACCGGGCCTCAGTACTGCTGCTGCGCCTCGCAGCCCAGAAGCTCCAGCCTCAAGGCGATGTGGCGCGCCCAGCTCTGCGGGTGAATTCGAAGGAAGCGGGTAAACAGCGGGGGGTCTAGAGCGTTCACCACGGGTGTGAAGGAGTCTTGATTTccctgaaaaatctgaaagaggagaGATAGCATTTGTTGGTTGACAGGAAAAGAGTTAtaatgtttacacacacacacccccgagAGGCTCCCCAAGTCCATTGGCCTCCTGCTTGGTCTGTAACTCTCCCTAAGCTCCGCCCCCTCATGGGCACCCACTCCAATGCCCATCGCCCAGCACGCACGCTTGTTTTCACTTCCAATTGAGGGATCCACGCTTCCGGTAGTCCCGGATTGAACCCTGGGAGGTGACTGGATGACTCGGTCCCCTGCCTCTGTACCTGGGAAAGTGGTTGTGACATCTAGAATTAAGAGCATCCTTGCTAACCTCCTGTGGAGGCCGTGCTTCCAGCTATGGCTTCCCTCTGGAATCTTCTCACCCACGTTCCCAACTAATTCAAGGAAGTTGTAAACGTCATGATATTTTACTCCCAAATACTTCAACCCGCCAAGCCTTTGGGTCTCAGTTTAAATGTTATCTCTGAAACAGGACTCTTGTTGACTCTGAATCTCCTCTTGTTCATTTCCTTTACACCATTCAGAATCTTCTCATTTATCTGTTTACCTGCTTATTGaccatttcatttgttttcaccaCCAAATGTTGGTTCCATGACAGCAGAGACCTTGGTCACTGACCTTCCACACGtacaatatatatagtatatacgtAGCAAACAtactataaacatttgttaaagttTGTGTGTTTGATAAAACTTTCGGGAAACAAAAGAGGTTCTTGGGTAAATATTTGTGGCATACTTTGGAGGCTTGTACATCTTCTGTTAGACTTATTCCTTGATCTTTTCCCTCAAGAAACTGAAAGAATAATACAAGGAACGCTTAAATCTCCTTTAATCTACAACAGACTCCTAGTCTCTGGTC from Phocoena phocoena chromosome X, mPhoPho1.1, whole genome shotgun sequence encodes the following:
- the SMIM9 gene encoding small integral membrane protein 9; this encodes MEPPKMLSIGFLLCSLTCLLLETVALSLSPLSAFGMQDQDGLEPRSRETSRSWLSNFSDYLWDLIRSSIPTAAIFAFLIISAIMWTLCCLT